The genomic segment ccGGTGTTTTAACTCGGCGAGCGTGATTAAGGATGCagtgcaggtgcgtccgccctccctgcacggcaccgcagaccacgccccaccacagtCATCCTCTCAAGATGCGAGTATATTCAGAAAACACACCGAACTCACAGCTGAATTACAAAGCACTTAGCAGCTTATCAGTCAGATAAGAAACAGGACGTaggtttaagtgtgtgtttttgatctgctgctcaGCATCCATCGCTCCTCCTTTAAATCCCGTTTGTCATCTTTAACCCAGATTAGTCACTCAGAGGGGAAAGTGGCGGTCAGCTGAGCTGATCGGTGGTGTCCTGAGAAAATGTCAGCTCGttatttttgttaaagaaaGACAGGGGTACGAGACCAGGCAGAAGactttatgatttatttattttttatcaaaataatttatttgttgTCTGAAGATAATTTTGATGTGTGTATGCATTTGCACAAGCTGCAGATGGAGACTTTTTTCCCCAAGGTCTTTAATCTTGTCAAACTGCAGACCCACTGACAGACAGAGGAGACAAATCTGCCGATCCAACATCTGGAACACGGAGAGTAGAACATGTAAACAAATCTAACCAGTTAACCTGGAGCACCGGGGTTAGTTGCAGGTATAGTTGCAATGGTGAATTTAGATGATGAGTTGGTTTAGAGGTTGATTTAGTTGCAGATGAATGATTGAGTTGAAGTTGCTGTAGTGTCAGTGGTTGTTTTAGCTGCAAAGGTTGTCATGTTTAGTTGCAATTGACCTTGTAGATGGAGCAGTTGTTTTCGTGACCTCGTACTGGAGATCTTTTGATTCGAGATCTATTGAATCAGCGTCTTGTtgagttttcatttatttgttgatTGTTGCTCGTTATTTTGACTACATGACTTCCTTTGAAATGCGGGTTTATAAAAGTACCTGTAAATAAAGATAACTATTGTTACTGATCCAAATTTTTTTAGTAAAAGTTTACCTgcaatttttgttgttatttactCTTGTtgctgtttgacatttatttaaaaaaggtaGAATCACAGTTTATTGGTCAGGATGTGATGTAAAGTCTTAATGAGTATTTTTAATTTGGCCAAAACTGACAATTACAAGGCTGATGTTTGCCAGGGGAGGATGGTGCCATGAAGTGTGCTCAATATCCAAGTAACAACAAGGAGGATCTCCTTTCCAGTTGTTTTATGGGAAATTTAGTGTCTCACCTCTGACGACAGCCTGACGTCTGGCTTTAAACTTTTAACCACATTGACATTAGTCTGCATAAAGCTTCAAACGACCACCAGTGCCATGCTTAACACCGACGTCCTCGTGCTCAGTTTTTCTGTGGATGTGTTTTCAGGCTACTGGAGTGGATCAAGCGGCTGGCATGAGTCTTGTTGTCTTCAGCCTCGTGCTGTTCACGTACTACTCTGTCTGGGTCATCGTCCTGGTAAGTTCTCTTAAGTTCACTGAAATCACATCAGTCACATGGATTGAAAGCCTTGAATACGGCTCTGACAGGTTGGAAGATTCATTTATTTCAGCCTCACTAAAACTGCAGGTTACACATATGGAAGCtggtgttttggggggggggggttaaattGTTGTTTTAACTGTGATTGATGTTAACTAGCCTGTGGCACAACAAAGCAAATTCCCGAGCTGGCGCTACATAAACTACACCGGCACATGCTACAAGTCGAGCACCCAGCTCATGTAACTGATTATGTCACCCcaatctttttatttattagagACTTCCGTGTATTCTTTGATTTAGTCCAGGTTCCAGCCAAAAGCTTTTAATTGGTGAGTTTGTTGGTTTGTGCACTGTGGAAGCCGTGAGATACAGTCGGTTAGAACAATCTCATTGTAGAGTTTATGTAATGTCCTGACTTTGCCGTGATCCTCTCACCatccttttctttgtttaacaTGGCTCCAGCCCAGATGTAGTATAAAGGTCACCAGAGGAAACAGGAGAGACTGAAAAAGAACTTCGAATAACAAGCACATTAAACTAAAGTACACCAGTCTGTTGCCTTTGATAGCATTGTGATTCACTTCCATCCTATTCCACCTTCCCCTTTTTTTGATTTGCTTTTCccattcacataaaaaaatactgaaCTAGATCTCCGTCTTGAGGGAATTACTGGTGCCGTGGATTACAataacgcgttacaagtaacgcgttattgtaatccgattacttttttcaaataacaagtaaagtaagggattactattgcaaaaacgggaATTACTACAAGGCTAGACTACTGCAACTCCTTGTATATGGGCCTACAACTCTCCCTCCTTCAACGACTGCAGCTAGTTCAAAACGCCGCAGCTCGCCTTTTGACTGGCTCAAGAAAGTATGACTCTATTACTCCTGTCCTCGCAAACTTACACTGGCTCCCTATTAAatttagaattgattttaaagttttactgtttacttataaaattttaaataatatgGCACCTGATTACCTAGCTGATCTTCTCTGCCCATATAGCCCCACaagagcactaagatcatcaGACCAACTGCTCTTAGTGCAACCCAGGTCTCGCTTGAAAACCAGAGGTGATCGTGCCTTCGCCGTTGCAGCACCTAGATTATGGAATACACTTCCTTTCCATATACGCGCATCGGAttctattcagtcttttaaatcacgtttAAAAACATACATGTTCGACATTGCATTTAAGGTCAATTAGGGCAAACTGCATCCGGATTGCATTGGATTATGTAactattttattgtattttcatatttataattttattatactTGATTTTATCTGTACTATGATCTTatggaaagcactttggtgtacttcggtcttgaaatgtgctatataaataaactttgatttgactttgatttggaatggggggaaaaaaaaaaaagaaatcctgtCCAGAaactaaacagattttttttcatagaGTAGCCTTCTATCTGCCTTTTAGTGCACCATTCCTCGTGTTGCTTTTTGTAGTCTCAGGTGTGGAACTGGGTCATGTGACTCGCAGACAGTAATTTTGACACCACATATTAACATGGTTGTTTTGGTCGTTTTTCCAGCCTTTCGTGGACAGCGATCACTTCCTGCACAAGTATTTTCTTCCTCGGGAGTACTCAGTCATTCTGCCTGGAATCGCAGCAGTAATACTGCTCATCTGTATAGGTCAGTCCACCATGAGAACTGCAGGCCAAGTTATCTGCTTATCTAATTCAATGAACGCTAATGCCTGTTATCCTCTCTGCAGGAGCCTTCACTGTTGTCATCATGTGGAAGAATCGCAAGCCAAAAAAAGTGGACTAATGTCATAAAACATCACCTTCTTGCACCTTACAACTAAAATCCAGCCCTATTTTGTAATAAATACTCCTCATGATCACTTTTACAAGTATTTTTGTTCAGAGGAAAGTTTGTCGGTCTTAattctgcattttaaaaaatcagcttTGGTGGCCCCAAGTGGCATCATTGAATGCACTGAAAGAAACTCATTGAAGAAGGGAAGCTTGAGGATTTTTGCCTTGTCCTTTTAGAAAATGCGACCTAATCTTCAGCTAATTCACAGTTATACTCATTGTATAACACTCATAGTTCTTTGTGTTATTGAGAAGCCTTTGTGCTAACAACTTCTCTCAAGACCATCTGGAAGTTTCTTGACTTTTTAAAGGTATTGCTGCGTGGACAAATGAGACTGTGAAGCAAGGTGGAGGGTGGAGCCACCTTGAGGTCCTGGACACCTTTACACTCAGTGAGAGATCAATGATTATAAAACTTTACAAAGACATTTTCAAGTGAACATCAAAGCAGGAGTTCATGAGCAAAAGCTTTTGAGAGATGGGGTGATGCAACCCAGCAATAACTCAAAGACGCCAATGAATAAAGTCCAGGGATGTTGTGGTAGGACCTGAAAGGGGCTGTTTGGTAGGAGGAATTGTTCAGAATTCCTCTTCATCATTGTGTAAGTCTCATACGAAGTTACAGGAAATGCCAAAGTCCTTATAGAAGCAATTCTGACCCCTCAGCAGCTCCCCCGAAGCACCTTTGAGCACTTACTTGGgcaaaaattgaaataaagtttaaaaagacGACCCTCTAATCTGTTGATTTGTATTTCTGGGCACAGTTTTCCATTGTTTTTGTCATGTTCCTGAACACAGTTTTTCATCTGTCTACTAGTATATGTATTTGTATgtacaaaattattattttcacttaaaaattGGAAAAGTCTGCATGTGGAGGCTGGAGCAGTAGGTGGTGGAgctgctcacacacactcaAGTTTGAGTCCCACATGTCACAGATTTTacaatgaattttaaatatttgaatgatttaaaatgcattaattatcatttgaAACCACTTGGTTTCAGTTAGAAAAAAGGTCACCGCGTCCATGTCTTTGAGGTTAATTTACACTTGCCACGAGaccatgctgctctgttgtaatGAGAAACGTGATGGAGGATGTTGTTGCTAAACAAGCTGttattgtgtttaataaaaaatttgaacaacacagctgttttttttgttttgtttgtttttctgttgtgtgATCAGTTTTGTCAGGTTGTTTGTTTACAATTTTGGCTCAGATTGAAATCAAGGCACATTTTATACAGAAATCCTGATAATCTCACAGACTGTTTAGAAAGTATGGACGTAGCCAGCAGGACCCCTCTGGTGTGTTAAGCTCCGCCCTGAAGCCTCATGTTGAATGTTTTCACATGCCAGATATCAGATGTAACAGGACACACAGCTTTCagaaagttcagcttttgtttcGTCAGTCTAAAGATTATTTTCCCAgaagtcttggggatcatcaagatgctTTTTGGCAAATTTGAGATGAGCCTTTGTgatctttttggtcagcagtggttttcttgAACTCTCCCATGTTGTTGCCCAGTTTTgcattgttgaatcatgaactctgatctTACTGAGACACGTGAAGCCTGGGgttctttaatgttgttttaaGTTCTTTTGTGACCTTCTGGATGGGTTGTTGAtgtgctcttggagtaatttcaGTCGGCTAGTCATTTCTGGGAAGCTTTCCCTATTCCCAGGAATGTCTTTGTAACCCTTtacagactgatagatgtcagttACCTTGTTTCTCATTTGATTCTTCTAGCCTGCTCACTGCGTCACACAGGATCTATTTACatgatttcttgattcagcaggtctgtgagcagagatgggcagttacgcgttacttgtaacgcgttattgtaatccgattacttttttcaaataacaagtaaagtaagggattactattgcaaaaacggtaattagattaccgttactttcccgtaggaacgctgcgttactaaagccgtgatttttttgcgagaatgtctcatgacagtgacgtaagcaaATGcaacgttcgtgacaacagctgtgtgcagatcaacaatggatactataacgagtgcgggagagagtatgagcatgcagcgtttaaagcgtggaagtactgaccttactttgagtttaattccgtaaaaagtgacaaaaacattagcgtccgttgtgcgtgggaagaaaacttctttttacagcgaaaaaaacccccctaatcttccaagcaagcaccgagtgcgctacaacgtaatgggaaattcacagagaaactcgcggattcttcaactgaccgctgcggcacacctgcaccagggcaaacctccgcctgctatacaggtgaaaatagagcaacaggaccgctagtctttgattttatttattttctgctgtgttttacttgcatctatttgaaagagtgagtgtaaacacaaaaaattattttattttatgtgctggaatgtgcagaaaataggtttaaatgttaaacaaatttcttccagtcagagaatgttgcatataatttaatttttgcttgatgcataaagttaaaaaattaaaactaataaaacaagttttaaaaagagacttttccatttgattacattttgcatgatggattatgcagaaaaagtagaattgggctgaaagatctatcgctttatcacctattcaggttgtaaatcgtggttttaaaagtaactaagtaattaattacttttgaaataagtaatcagtaaagtaacgagattactttttgggggaagtaatcagtaattagttactgattacttttttcaagtaacttgaccaacactgtctgcgagtaatcaggcctgagtgTGTCCAGTAAAACTGAACTCGACTTTCcaaaaactgtgattaataacagttaattcatgattcAACAAGAGGAGCACTTACTTTTTCACAGAGAACCACGTAGGTTTGGATACATCTTCTCGGTTaatcaatgaaatcatcatttaaaaactgcatgttCTATTTACTtgtataatattaaaatttggataatgacctgaaacatgtaagtgtgacaaatatgcaaaacactaggaaatcaggaaagggactaaacactttttttcaccACTGTAGTTGGAGGgtcaaaagcacaaaaaacttCATTGCAACTGCAAAGCGTGGGGAAGGCAGCATTGTGGTTTGGAAAGGGTCGAAGCAGCATGGTGAAAATTCCCAAGCTGATGCTACCTACGTGCCGCTCTTATCCATCACACCACATCTTACAGGTTTAAGACTTGCTCGTTCAACAATATGTAACCGCCATGCTTTTACTACCATTCATTTGTTTTGCTCTTCCCActatctttttctttgtttacatcCTGTGTTGCTGTACAGTTTTACCTGTGCTGATGTGTCATTAGGGATCCATCACCTTTATTTAAAGGGCAACAATACATTTGGTAAATTGCGCAAACCAAACACAGTGGGCACTGTTTCATAATCATTTTAAACATCTTACAAACAGAGTCAAGACTCTTTGGAACTGATTTCAAACTTAAGACttgatttttatcttttattgtgTTGCACTCCTCTCTCCCCCAAATCACATTAACTCTACTGGAAAAGATAACATGGCTTTAACCCAACGAGTAAAAAAGTCACCAGAGGAAACAGGAAGGACTACATATCAGCATATTTATATTGAAATACCAGCTTGCTGTCTTTGTTAGTGTTGTGATTCACTCCATCCTGTTCCACTGAACATTGTTTTAATGTCCTTTTCCTATTAACATGAAAAAATACTGAAGACTTCTCTCATGAAAGGATGTTTAAAAAATTTTCTTTTTAGAATCTGAGAAATTTTTAACCTTAGAGGAAATTCAGTTGTATCCGCTCGTTTGTTCTCCAGTCCTCATGTTATTTTTGTAGTATTAGGCATCACATGAGAAATCCTGGGTCACAGGAAATCCACTCTTCTAACACCACTTATAAAGTTGCTTATTTTGGTCCTTTTATAGCCTTTTGTGGACAGCAACCACTTCCTCCAAAGTATTTCCTTCCTTGGAATTTGCTCATCCACATGTGCCAGagcacaaacaaatacacattttgATATGAGACCAGACTGCCAGAATTTCAGGATATGTTATAGTTTGgtcagattgtgtttgcagataACTGATTTCGATTAAAGATTTTTTGACGATGCAGAAATCCTGACAAAACATAGACTGTTTAGAAAGAACGGGCCTAACCACCTTGACCCACCTGTGTGTGAAGAGCTGTCGTGAAGCCTCATGCTGAAATATCTGGCCATTTCACTTGACTGAGGTACTAAAAGAATTTGCATCTTAACAGACCAGCTAATGGTCTTTCCAGACATCTGGTCATCTTTCACTTTTCAGAAAGAATGCAAGTTTATGAGACTTCGGGTTGAGCTGTCACACTTGGGGGCGGCCTCAGTAACTGAAAACTGAATCCAAGGCCAAAGTCCAAAATCTGAAGTTCCTTTGATGTcaaaagtgagtcagtccccacagactccaatgttaaaataaactttaatcattCTCTGACTCATTCATCTGGATGGCAGAATTAGGAATGTCTGCAACACCTCATCTACTACCCAGACACTGGgttttttcactgtgtgtgatgttttggaatctttgtggtgtttttaaaGGATTTTCCAAATAATATGATGGTGTTTGTGATACAGACCAGAagaagtttgtgcttcagtACTGATGAGTGAAATTATTAGTTTGATTAGTTTAGCCCTTCTTGGCTGATTTGTTTCAGCACTCAGACGGTTTATGAATGCAGCTTGGTGTCTATACCAGCGGTCccccacggaccggtttatgtccgacaatattttcacggactggcctttaaggtgttgcggagaaatacaacaaaataaaaccagtaccggtacaaaaaaattagatttattcataacacacgggaaaagaccgagggaaaccgagttaatgataaaaatgataaaaaaaataaaataataaaaacgctaaaaaccctgaaaactttGAATTTCACACCAGAGCCTCAACTCTCATGGCCTGGTACTGGTGGTCCATGGCCTGGGGGTTGCGGATCGCTGGTCTATACCATATGTATAGATGGATATAACTATCCACATGCGGTAACTTCTGGCTTCAGAAAACCGTACAGATGGTGATAGGTTCGTAGCATAAACCTATTTGCTGGAACGTTCAAGACaattctactacacagcaaaagcaagacacaagtcaccaaagttctttgtgtttctcatgCATGAGGGAAAGAACCAGACAAGCGCCGTTCCTTTGCTTGACCTCGGtggctctcgtccgctccctcgtaacactgctcttttattgaggttacatgaatatgcataggctCATTAACATAGGtacacatgtgaacaaagagtaccgtctgtgtgcgtgtgtaggtgtgtaggtgtgtgtgtgtgtgtgtgtgtggggggggggggggggggggggggggtcaagatgtgaccccataaacgacttccctaaacctgctggtctggaagtccagcagttcatctaaacaaaaggcacttatacTAGAAAATCAGCTCTGTAGTTCTGGAAGGAGGAAGGGAAAGAAGCTCTTTAGGTAAAGTCAGATCAGCTGTGTGATTACAAAAGAGTGTCACACAATCCTTGGAGAAGAGAAGGTCATGGTTCAGCTCATGGCATGCCAAAACCATAAAAACATACTTCTACATGTCTGCTAGTCCTCATTGACCTTCTGAACCATTAGAGATCcaatttaaccctggagaacccatggggtcggctctgaccccatgggttctccagggttaatggATCTTTCTTTAAAGGTGATCAACTTAAAAAATAACTGACTAACTAATAAACTACTGCCATATATGTGTCTGGGAATAAAAAGGGCAGACAGAGGAAAGAGATCTCTTGTCCATCCTTTCATGTTTACAGGCTATTTTCAAATTTGGGTAGGAGCTGCATAAACGATCCTAAAGCTGACTAGGCTTTCCATTGGAAACCCTTCTACACAAGCCAGACCTGTTCCCTATTTTTCAAATTtcgctgtcatgaactttaaccttTGACATGTTACCTGAGTCCTTTAGAGTATGAGGTGTAGCTTTTGGGGCCAGACCCcatggtctgaccttggggtgaatttgctctGACGTCTACCCCAGGGAAGATTATGATACTTTCTTAACACACAGCTGAATGCGCCACAACtacaaactgccaaaactgcTGCACCCTTATGAAAGTGCTCACACCTGCTTATAATTGAGTAACCAACACATTTGATTATCAGCACTTGGCTTCTGCTTATTTCCtttggaagcagtaagggtgaGTAAGGTAATGCATCagttttttatctgtttttgttATCTTTCGTAGCTGTGACGCATGTCGATAATTCagattttttataaatatagcTGTGACATAGAGAATACAAttttcagggaaaaaaaattccaaacattttgatttgtgtgtttgattttgTAGTTTCATTTTGCTCTTATCAGTCTGGCATATGATTCAGCCCATGGCTTTTCCCTCCTTTCCCTTTTTGTTGGTTATGCTTTTTTCTACAGAAGCTGACAAGGAAAATGATTCACAAACTTTTCAAGACACCACTGGAAAAGGCCAGTAAGTTAAAAATTTAGTAAATGATGTAAATTGTTTTAAATTCATGCCAGCATTTCACCTGCGTCCTGCTGACATGCTAAGGGCTTATGCACAGGAAATAGAGCAGATTTACAACAGTATaaaagaaacacttttttttctcccacttaTTCACAGCTCAGGTGTGGAATTTCCACTGTGCTACATTTATCCAAAACACTTCTAAAATATAAGTTTTGgttgacaatttaaaaaaaaaattgcatttgaCAAAAAATTAAGTTATGTGGGATTATTCTGAAGTGGTTCAGGCTTTACAGGGTTAAGCTGGGATTTAGGCTCCAGTTACATCAGGTTTacatctttctttttccaaGACACAGCCAAAAAGTTTATAACATAACAGGTTACTGCATGCACATCACACCACCAACATAACTAAACTAAACTTCCTACCAAAACATGATCTGGCATCTTGACATCcatcaggaaaacaaaaaagtcacaaCCTGTACTCTCCTCCAAGATAGCATCTCAACCTGAAGGGTGTCACCTCAGTTAGAGATCCAGCTTTTAAAAACCATGCAATATAGGCCCTATGCATGATTCAGCTGTGATGGTTGTGAACATAATAAGTAAGGAGTGTAAGTGAGAAAGATTGGACCAGCATGACCCGGATTCCGGTGCTCCTGCTTGATGAGATTTCGTCATACAAATTCCCTAAGCCATGATTATTCATTATTAGAAAGGAAGAGTCCGGAAAAAATAATGACAACAATCGCAAAAATGTTTCTTAAGACGTAATTTTGGAGATCTTATCTCCTCTGGAAAGTCATCCTAAAGTCGAGGACAAAAGCACAGTTATTTACAATAAAGCTTGAACCCAGCGAAGGGTTGAACGTTTTAAAGTCAGTTCTAAAATGTAAAAGGAGTCATGGGAGAGAAACCAAGACTGTAGGACGTGAACATTTTCAACCAGTTGGACTCTCAGATTATATCAGATAGGAGGAGAGTTGCAGTAATCGTGCCTGTAGATGAAATGAAAGCAGGACTGCACGGCCTTGTCCCACTGCTCAGCATCCTGCTGCTGGATTCACGTGAACACTGTCAGAATgagtaaacacacagagaaaagtaACCACAGTTATGAAAGCACACATATCTGTCCTTGCAGGAGCAAAGATCAACGAGCTCACCACACagggctcaggtggtagagcagatcagctactgattggaagattggtggttcgatccttggcttccccagtctgcatgccacatatccttgagcaagattctaaccccaagttgccctccaatgcattcatcggagtgtgaatgtgtttgaatgttGGTTAGTTTGCACTTGAGTTTAGAAGCGCTTGTATGAGTGCGTGTGAGTggatgaatgaggcatgttgtatacagcgctttgagtactccgggagagtagaaaagcgctacataagaatcagtccattacACTCAGACATCTGAATGTGAGTGCACAGTAATCTCAGCACGTTCCATTTGTTTGGCAGTTCTGAAGGCTCGTCCTTTAAAACTAACACCACAGGCTCATTGTGTTGTGATTGGCTGCgctttgagagtcaccaccattGCTAAGCAGTCATTACGTTCATGCACATTACTTGCATGctgtgtggtcaaatgtttCCTGCTGTTGGGGTATTTCCCCTCTTTGCTGTGATCGGTGTCAGggttgttatttaaaaaatgaattcttACACAGAACAATTTTCTGAAA from the Pelmatolapia mariae isolate MD_Pm_ZW linkage group LG20, Pm_UMD_F_2, whole genome shotgun sequence genome contains:
- the dpm2 gene encoding dolichol phosphate-mannose biosynthesis regulatory protein; this encodes MATGVDQAAGMSLVVFSLVLFTYYSVWVIVLPFVDSDHFLHKYFLPREYSVILPGIAAVILLICIGAFTVVIMWKNRKPKKVD